A part of Armatimonadota bacterium genomic DNA contains:
- a CDS encoding fumarylacetoacetate hydrolase family protein, with the protein MKLCRFELREDPGVVRSGVFHDGRFYETDGEQAIGIHDPGALRLLAPIGQPVAIRVFHSFRAMDGSPSLTYAYINPARLQGPNTEIDATGIEGPLDFDVHAVGLVEGATREDDPVEVVRSVLGYAVLLRFFDVQEREALLSAGVDPSPAYETSVLFGPLLVTPDELNEARASDEPTHFRWGVKVKVNDETVYAADYAPEWPFGTLVTFAAAKSPVAAGEVLAWPAMDKPPLELTDLGRGLLPADKLSVSLEPLGTLVGRII; encoded by the coding sequence ATGAAACTTTGCCGCTTCGAACTGCGCGAAGACCCCGGTGTCGTGCGGTCCGGCGTCTTCCACGACGGACGCTTCTACGAGACCGACGGCGAGCAAGCGATCGGCATCCACGACCCAGGTGCGCTCAGGCTGCTGGCTCCGATCGGGCAACCTGTCGCGATCCGTGTGTTCCATTCGTTCCGGGCGATGGACGGCAGCCCGTCGTTGACGTACGCGTACATCAACCCGGCCCGGCTCCAAGGGCCGAACACCGAGATCGACGCGACCGGCATCGAAGGCCCGCTGGACTTCGACGTCCACGCCGTCGGCCTCGTGGAAGGGGCGACGCGCGAAGACGACCCGGTCGAAGTGGTCCGGTCCGTCCTGGGGTACGCCGTGCTTCTCCGGTTCTTCGACGTTCAGGAACGCGAGGCCCTGCTGTCGGCTGGAGTCGACCCGTCACCCGCCTACGAGACGTCCGTGCTGTTCGGCCCGCTCCTCGTGACTCCCGACGAGTTGAACGAGGCCCGCGCGAGCGACGAACCGACCCACTTCCGTTGGGGGGTGAAGGTCAAAGTCAACGACGAGACGGTCTACGCGGCCGACTACGCTCCGGAGTGGCCGTTCGGAACATTGGTGACGTTCGCCGCTGCAAAATCGCCCGTCGCGGCGGGAGAAGTGTTGGCGTGGCCTGCCATGGACAAGCCGCCGCTCGAACTGACCGACCTCGGACGGGGCTTGCTGCCCGCGGACAAGCTTTCGGTCAGTCTTGAGCCCCTCGGCACGTTGGTCGGCCGCATCATCTAG
- a CDS encoding GxxExxY protein, whose protein sequence is MQRENAVARHVVETAFRIHSRLGPGLFESVYESVMEHELARLGLAVRRQKPVPVVWDGVKLEDGFRVDLLVDERVIVEIKSVEHLADVHFKQVLTYLRLSGKRLGLLINFNVPLIRDGIRRVVNGLPDE, encoded by the coding sequence GTGCAGAGGGAGAACGCCGTCGCCCGTCACGTCGTCGAGACCGCCTTCCGGATCCATTCCCGGTTGGGGCCGGGGCTGTTCGAAAGCGTCTACGAGTCGGTCATGGAGCATGAACTGGCCCGCCTTGGCCTTGCCGTCAGGCGTCAAAAGCCCGTTCCGGTGGTTTGGGACGGAGTCAAGCTGGAGGACGGATTCCGGGTGGACCTCCTCGTGGACGAGCGCGTCATCGTTGAGATCAAGTCGGTCGAGCACTTGGCCGACGTGCACTTCAAACAAGTGCTGACGTATTTGCGACTGTCCGGGAAACGGCTCGGGCTCCTGATCAACTTTAACGTGCCTTTGATCCGGGACGGGATCCGGAGAGTGGTCAACGGGCTGCCTGACGAGTAG
- a CDS encoding TlpA family protein disulfide reductase, with amino-acid sequence MLTTLLALTAVAAPQDFKLEPMGAVTAKLGYYPIQIKLSDKKPSNITKEPTYRTAPKYGVVRLGNGPKGSAVIALDEPKDADWKIYVDKNGNGDLTDDGDGAWNKKSDTNGRKMYGVMDVVLRASYGSETKETSSADYSLGFYRFDRAEPNPLLMYRQSARVGTVTVDGKAHRALLVENDADGIFNKTVASADEASKSRPVWLRIDWNDDDKPETLDVRAPFKHGDATYEVKMSADGSKVTLERTTKEALDLTPKRPETKPLLKAGSPAPDFTAQKWEGGNLKLSDYKGKIVVLDFWATWCGPCMQSMPHVEKVYQAVKDQGVVVLGVCVWDEKGAYEEWVPKNKAKYSFQFAFDPAGRGADGIAGSKFNVSGIPTTYIIDKDGNVADSIVGYEEGDKRVEKALEKLGVKVD; translated from the coding sequence ATGCTCACCACGCTCTTGGCCCTGACCGCGGTCGCCGCACCGCAAGATTTCAAGCTCGAACCGATGGGCGCCGTGACCGCCAAACTCGGTTACTACCCGATCCAGATCAAGCTCTCGGACAAGAAGCCCTCCAACATCACGAAAGAGCCGACCTATCGCACGGCCCCGAAGTACGGTGTCGTCAGGCTCGGGAACGGGCCGAAGGGCAGCGCCGTCATCGCACTCGACGAGCCGAAGGACGCGGACTGGAAGATCTATGTCGACAAGAACGGTAACGGCGACCTGACCGACGACGGGGACGGGGCCTGGAACAAGAAGAGCGACACGAACGGCCGCAAGATGTACGGCGTGATGGACGTGGTCCTGCGGGCCTCTTATGGTTCGGAGACCAAAGAAACGTCCTCGGCGGACTACTCGTTGGGCTTCTACCGGTTCGACCGGGCCGAGCCGAACCCGCTGCTGATGTACCGGCAGTCGGCGCGCGTCGGGACGGTGACGGTCGACGGAAAGGCGCACAGGGCCCTGCTCGTCGAGAACGACGCGGACGGGATCTTCAACAAAACGGTGGCCTCGGCGGACGAGGCGTCGAAGTCGCGCCCGGTGTGGCTGCGGATCGATTGGAACGACGACGACAAGCCGGAGACGCTCGACGTCCGCGCCCCGTTCAAGCACGGTGACGCGACCTACGAGGTCAAGATGTCGGCCGACGGGTCGAAGGTGACGCTAGAACGGACGACCAAAGAGGCGCTCGACCTGACGCCGAAGCGGCCGGAGACCAAGCCGTTGCTGAAAGCGGGCTCGCCGGCACCGGACTTCACCGCGCAGAAGTGGGAGGGCGGGAACCTGAAGCTTTCCGACTACAAGGGCAAGATCGTCGTGCTCGATTTCTGGGCGACGTGGTGCGGGCCGTGCATGCAGTCCATGCCGCACGTCGAGAAGGTCTATCAGGCCGTCAAGGATCAGGGCGTCGTCGTGCTCGGCGTCTGCGTGTGGGACGAGAAGGGCGCCTATGAGGAATGGGTGCCGAAGAACAAGGCGAAGTACTCGTTCCAGTTCGCGTTCGACCCGGCGGGCCGCGGCGCGGACGGGATCGCAGGTTCGAAGTTCAACGTGAGCGGCATCCCGACGACGTACATCATCGATAAGGACGGCAACGTCGCCGATTCGATCGTGGGCTACGAAGAGGGCGACAAGCGGGTCGAGAAGGCGCTCGAGAAACTGGGCGTGAAGGTCGACTGA
- a CDS encoding trypsin-like peptidase domain-containing protein produces the protein MNLVRLGFDWRRGLGLVAFAFLIHPSALAQSDWKDVYEAVHRSTVSVTAGDSVGTGFVVFDRRHVATALHVIEKELVKDSNARVSVRLANQREVAATAVAVDSRRDVAILRFSDDLSYPAIRLQDALPSPGEAVAVIGSPLGLLDQSISDGIVGSIRADLDGLSIQFTAPVSPGSSGSPLLSKKGSVLGLVISRVRGADEVNLAIPALTIRGVLSRDFVSLENGSFLPPATATTHSKKWTSEPFVPQGIILDALTFLRSVRPFAKPGDVATASRKYATLGLLEGTRQFVEGDAVGYYWWFRGGLEGLLVFTTPDLRAYIKKGGSFYDLPKETLAKRFRPSKDDVIDLINIPILKNGATIDRVGRAKFDQSEKKVVAYLRSKLGKPDRVLAGDEEESGLILWRLRSKATIVFYDGTLWWCAPYSSPENKNWH, from the coding sequence ATGAACCTGGTTCGTCTTGGTTTTGATTGGCGGCGTGGCCTTGGCCTGGTTGCCTTTGCCTTCCTCATCCATCCGTCTGCCTTGGCCCAGTCCGATTGGAAAGACGTGTATGAGGCAGTCCACCGTTCAACGGTCTCGGTTACTGCCGGGGACTCGGTCGGAACTGGCTTTGTTGTCTTCGACCGGCGCCATGTGGCGACCGCTTTGCATGTGATCGAAAAAGAGCTAGTGAAAGACTCCAACGCGCGGGTCTCCGTACGCCTCGCCAATCAGAGAGAGGTAGCCGCCACCGCCGTTGCGGTTGACTCACGACGCGATGTTGCGATTCTTCGGTTTTCTGATGATCTCTCCTATCCGGCGATTCGATTGCAGGATGCCTTGCCCTCTCCAGGTGAAGCTGTGGCCGTCATAGGCAGTCCACTTGGATTGCTTGATCAGTCCATCTCGGATGGCATCGTGGGATCCATCCGGGCCGACCTCGATGGGCTGTCGATCCAATTCACCGCTCCGGTTAGCCCCGGCAGCTCCGGTAGTCCCCTACTTAGTAAGAAGGGGAGCGTACTTGGTCTTGTTATATCAAGGGTTCGAGGTGCTGACGAAGTTAATCTGGCCATTCCCGCCCTAACAATCCGTGGTGTGCTTAGCCGCGACTTCGTTTCGCTGGAAAATGGGAGCTTCTTGCCACCGGCCACGGCAACGACGCACTCCAAGAAGTGGACAAGCGAGCCCTTTGTGCCGCAAGGCATCATATTGGACGCTTTGACCTTCCTGCGATCTGTGCGCCCGTTTGCAAAACCTGGTGATGTGGCAACAGCGTCGAGGAAGTACGCCACGCTTGGGCTGCTCGAGGGCACTCGTCAATTTGTCGAAGGCGATGCTGTCGGCTATTACTGGTGGTTCCGAGGCGGCTTAGAGGGGCTGTTGGTTTTTACGACCCCTGACCTAAGAGCCTACATTAAGAAAGGGGGGTCGTTCTATGACCTTCCCAAAGAGACCCTTGCGAAGAGGTTTCGTCCGTCGAAAGACGACGTCATCGACCTTATCAATATCCCGATCCTAAAGAATGGGGCAACAATAGATCGGGTCGGCAGAGCTAAGTTCGACCAGTCCGAAAAGAAGGTAGTCGCCTATCTCCGTTCCAAGCTGGGCAAGCCAGACCGAGTCCTTGCCGGCGACGAAGAAGAAAGCGGTTTGATTCTCTGGCGTTTGCGCTCGAAGGCCACGATCGTGTTCTACGACGGAACTCTCTGGTGGTGCGCCCCTTATTCTTCCCCCGAGAACAAGAATTGGCACTAG
- a CDS encoding serine hydroxymethyltransferase, producing MSAATVHPHRIPLKESDPTVADIIRREEVRQEHNLELIASENIASRAVREAMSCVMTDKYAEGYPGKRYYGGCEVVDEVEQLAIDRVCEIFGSRFANVQPHSGAQANMSVYNAFLKPGDTLMGLSLAEGGHLTHGSPVAFSGQMYDIAAYGVGPDERIDYDALRKLALERKPKIIVSGASAYSREIDFPFIMKVAEEVGALHMCDMAHYAGLVAGGVYPSPVPHAHIVTSTTHKSLRGPRGGIILYNDEQFDKPIRMSVFPGIQGGPLMHVIAAKAVAFGEALRPSFKDYAAQVKKNAAALAKALTEGGLRIVSGGTDSHLMLVDLRPFGVTGKVAQEVLERVHITTNRNSIPNDPEKPFVTSGVRLGTPAVTTRGMKEPEMVQIAEWIVQALKGRDDDAVAAQVKASVVALCERFSIHDVD from the coding sequence ATGTCCGCCGCGACGGTCCATCCGCACCGCATCCCTCTGAAAGAGTCCGACCCCACGGTCGCCGACATCATCCGCAGGGAGGAGGTCCGGCAGGAACACAACCTCGAGCTCATCGCGAGCGAGAACATCGCGAGCCGCGCCGTGCGCGAGGCGATGTCGTGCGTGATGACCGACAAGTACGCCGAGGGCTATCCGGGCAAGCGCTATTACGGCGGCTGCGAGGTCGTCGACGAAGTCGAGCAGCTCGCGATCGACCGGGTCTGCGAAATCTTCGGCAGCAGGTTCGCCAACGTCCAGCCCCACAGCGGCGCCCAGGCGAACATGTCCGTCTACAACGCCTTTCTTAAGCCCGGCGACACGCTGATGGGATTGAGCCTCGCCGAAGGCGGCCACCTGACGCACGGCTCGCCCGTCGCCTTCAGCGGCCAGATGTACGACATCGCCGCCTATGGCGTCGGCCCGGACGAGCGCATCGACTACGATGCCTTGCGGAAGCTGGCCCTAGAACGCAAGCCGAAGATCATCGTCAGCGGGGCGAGCGCCTATTCGCGCGAGATCGATTTTCCCTTCATCATGAAGGTGGCGGAAGAAGTCGGCGCGCTCCACATGTGCGACATGGCCCATTACGCCGGGCTGGTCGCGGGCGGCGTCTATCCGAGCCCGGTGCCGCACGCGCACATCGTCACTTCGACCACGCACAAGTCGCTGCGCGGCCCGCGAGGCGGCATCATCCTCTACAACGACGAGCAGTTCGATAAGCCGATCCGGATGTCGGTGTTCCCGGGCATCCAGGGCGGCCCGCTCATGCACGTCATCGCAGCGAAGGCGGTCGCGTTCGGCGAAGCGCTAAGACCGTCCTTCAAGGACTATGCGGCGCAGGTGAAGAAGAACGCGGCGGCGCTGGCCAAAGCTTTGACCGAAGGCGGCCTCCGGATCGTGAGCGGCGGTACGGACTCGCACCTGATGCTCGTCGACCTCCGGCCGTTCGGCGTGACGGGCAAGGTCGCCCAAGAGGTGCTCGAGCGCGTCCACATCACGACCAACCGCAACTCGATCCCCAACGATCCGGAGAAGCCGTTCGTCACGTCCGGCGTCCGTCTCGGCACCCCCGCCGTCACCACTCGCGGCATGAAGGAGCCGGAGATGGTCCAGATCGCGGAGTGGATCGTGCAGGCTCTGAAGGGCCGCGACGACGATGCGGTCGCCGCCCAAGTGAAGGCGTCGGTCGTGGCCCTGTGCGAACGGTTCAGCATCCACGACGTGGACTGA
- a CDS encoding CRTAC1 family protein, which produces MWGALLGSLAGASLTAEPAFVDVTAAVGLSLGNDAACWIDLDQDGWPDLVTAGTAWHNEKGKRFTKLADVGSSVAADYDNDGFPDLFSFSQMKLWHNERGNGFKEAGLPALPPTSSRGACWGDFDRDGFVDLYVGGFEDWDRQVTYPSFVLMNRREKGFELTWQDATYRTRGVTACDFDQDGDLDVYASNYRLQPNRLWVNDGSGRFVDNAAERNAVATSPGFEGGHSIGAAWGDFDNDGLIDLFAGNFAHVDDRGDQPKSRFLRNQGKAKGFAFEDKGTCGVFYQESYASPSAADFDNDGDLDLFFTTVYFPASFDRPNYPVLFRNDGGFVFADATAGSGLEKLPPTYQSAWADFDRDGRIDLVSAGRLFANRSAKRHWLEVRLQGDGRKVDRSAVGAQVRIRLGDKVLTRQVEAGTGEGDQNDLTLHFGLGDRHTAVDVDVSWPGGRRQTVRRVPVDRVVTVRFHG; this is translated from the coding sequence ATGTGGGGCGCGCTGCTGGGGAGTCTCGCCGGAGCGTCGCTGACGGCCGAGCCCGCCTTCGTCGACGTCACGGCCGCCGTCGGGCTGAGCCTGGGTAACGACGCGGCGTGCTGGATCGATCTCGATCAAGACGGTTGGCCCGACCTGGTGACGGCCGGCACCGCCTGGCACAACGAAAAAGGCAAGCGTTTCACCAAGCTCGCGGATGTCGGATCTTCCGTCGCCGCCGATTACGACAACGACGGCTTTCCGGACCTCTTCTCGTTCTCCCAGATGAAGCTCTGGCACAACGAGCGCGGCAACGGCTTCAAGGAGGCGGGCCTTCCCGCCTTGCCGCCGACTTCGAGCCGTGGCGCGTGCTGGGGCGACTTCGACCGCGACGGATTCGTCGACCTCTACGTCGGCGGGTTCGAAGACTGGGACAGGCAGGTCACCTATCCGAGCTTCGTCCTGATGAACCGGCGCGAGAAGGGGTTTGAGCTGACATGGCAGGACGCGACGTATCGCACCCGCGGTGTGACCGCCTGTGACTTCGATCAGGACGGCGACCTCGACGTCTATGCCTCGAACTACCGGCTCCAGCCGAACCGCCTTTGGGTCAACGACGGATCGGGGCGGTTCGTGGACAACGCGGCCGAGCGGAACGCCGTCGCCACATCGCCCGGTTTCGAAGGCGGCCACTCCATCGGTGCGGCCTGGGGCGACTTCGATAACGACGGCCTGATCGACCTCTTTGCGGGGAACTTTGCCCACGTCGACGACCGCGGCGACCAGCCCAAGTCGCGCTTTCTCCGCAACCAAGGCAAGGCCAAGGGCTTTGCGTTCGAGGACAAAGGAACGTGCGGAGTCTTCTATCAGGAGTCGTACGCCAGTCCTTCTGCGGCCGACTTTGACAACGACGGCGACCTCGACCTGTTCTTCACGACGGTCTACTTCCCCGCTTCCTTCGACCGCCCGAACTACCCGGTGCTGTTCCGCAACGACGGCGGGTTCGTGTTCGCTGACGCGACGGCCGGATCAGGGCTGGAGAAACTGCCTCCGACCTACCAATCGGCTTGGGCAGACTTCGACCGGGACGGCCGCATCGACCTCGTCTCGGCGGGCCGATTGTTCGCTAACCGGTCCGCCAAGCGGCACTGGCTCGAAGTGCGGCTCCAGGGCGACGGTCGCAAAGTCGACCGGAGCGCGGTCGGCGCACAAGTCCGGATCCGGCTGGGCGACAAGGTTCTGACGCGGCAGGTCGAGGCCGGGACGGGGGAAGGCGACCAGAACGACCTCACGCTGCACTTCGGTTTAGGTGACCGGCATACTGCCGTCGACGTCGACGTGTCGTGGCCAGGGGGACGCAGGCAGACCGTGAGGAGGGTGCCGGTCGACCGCGTGGTGACCGTCCGGTTTCACGGCTGA
- a CDS encoding DinB family protein, which yields MADYDVKPLEGFHPETGLLLAALVDSTREWRENLESPPVEALAWQPSPGSHSIGALILHIVDVESYWFENFAGGRERDPEETKLFLSEETQQYGASWPLPPAQPVEWYFDLHDRIRERSFEALRGIEPDKEFARRDFTCTLRWVVAHVVQHDSYHGGQAVLLHELWKKKSGVQTT from the coding sequence ATGGCGGATTACGACGTGAAACCACTTGAGGGGTTCCATCCGGAAACGGGGCTGTTGCTCGCTGCTTTGGTCGACAGCACCCGCGAGTGGCGCGAGAACCTCGAATCGCCTCCGGTCGAGGCGCTGGCGTGGCAACCTTCTCCCGGTTCGCACTCGATCGGTGCCCTGATCCTTCACATCGTCGACGTCGAATCGTATTGGTTCGAAAACTTCGCGGGCGGCCGAGAGCGGGATCCCGAAGAGACCAAGCTGTTCCTCAGCGAAGAGACGCAGCAATACGGAGCGAGCTGGCCCCTGCCTCCTGCTCAGCCCGTCGAGTGGTACTTCGACCTTCACGACCGCATCCGGGAGAGGTCGTTCGAGGCGTTACGTGGGATCGAGCCGGACAAGGAGTTCGCGCGAAGGGACTTCACCTGCACGCTCCGATGGGTCGTCGCGCACGTCGTGCAGCACGATTCCTATCACGGTGGTCAAGCCGTATTGCTCCACGAACTGTGGAAGAAAAAATCGGGCGTCCAGACGACTTGA
- a CDS encoding site-2 protease family protein, with the protein MRWAWRVGRLAGIDVFVHFTFLFLLLWIGVSHFSARQDWGDALSGIGFVLVLFFIVVLHELGHALAAKKYGIGTKDITLLPIGGVARLDRMPEKPSEELVVAFAGPAVNVVLAGALGLGLTLSHGWSDVGGLAVTSGHWIERLFYVNVALVVFNLIPAFPMDGGRVLRALLAMRLDYVQATKLAAAIGQGLALLMGFVGLFFNPLLAFIALFVWFGAAQEAQSVEMKGLLSGVRVRDVMITRFESLRPDDPLEVAAGHVLAGFQEDFPVAAESRVVGVLTRRKLLEALARGAPGQVVAQAMDRQFQVAGPDDPVDTVFAKFTDGCCETVPVVDEGRAVGVLTLHNVGEYVMIGQAKREGRQRGAHPATS; encoded by the coding sequence ATGAGGTGGGCGTGGCGGGTCGGGCGGTTGGCGGGGATCGACGTGTTCGTCCACTTTACGTTCCTGTTCCTCCTGTTGTGGATCGGGGTCTCGCACTTTTCGGCCCGCCAAGACTGGGGCGACGCGCTGAGCGGGATCGGCTTCGTCCTCGTGCTCTTCTTCATCGTCGTCCTCCACGAACTGGGCCACGCCTTGGCCGCCAAGAAGTACGGGATCGGGACGAAGGACATCACGCTTCTCCCGATCGGAGGCGTCGCACGACTGGACCGGATGCCGGAGAAGCCGTCCGAGGAACTGGTCGTGGCGTTCGCCGGCCCGGCGGTCAACGTGGTCTTGGCGGGGGCGCTCGGTCTCGGCCTGACCTTGTCGCACGGGTGGTCGGATGTTGGCGGCCTTGCCGTGACGTCCGGACACTGGATCGAACGGCTCTTTTATGTCAATGTAGCGCTCGTCGTCTTCAACCTGATCCCGGCGTTCCCGATGGACGGCGGTCGCGTGCTCCGCGCCCTTCTGGCGATGAGACTCGACTACGTCCAAGCGACCAAGCTCGCGGCCGCGATCGGTCAGGGACTCGCGTTGCTTATGGGGTTCGTCGGCCTCTTCTTCAACCCCTTGCTCGCCTTCATTGCGTTGTTCGTCTGGTTCGGTGCCGCCCAGGAGGCACAGAGCGTCGAGATGAAGGGCCTCTTGAGCGGGGTGCGCGTGCGGGACGTCATGATCACCCGGTTCGAGTCGCTTCGTCCTGACGACCCGCTAGAGGTCGCCGCAGGTCACGTTTTGGCAGGGTTTCAAGAGGACTTCCCTGTAGCGGCCGAGTCCCGTGTCGTCGGCGTCTTGACGCGCCGAAAGTTGCTCGAGGCCCTGGCGCGAGGAGCCCCGGGGCAGGTCGTCGCCCAAGCGATGGACAGGCAGTTCCAGGTCGCAGGCCCGGACGACCCGGTCGACACCGTGTTCGCGAAGTTCACCGACGGGTGCTGTGAGACCGTGCCTGTCGTCGACGAAGGACGGGCAGTGGGCGTCCTGACGCTCCATAACGTCGGCGAGTACGTCATGATCGGCCAGGCGAAACGCGAGGGCCGCCAGAGGGGAGCCCACCCGGCCACGTCGTAG
- a CDS encoding GNAT family N-acetyltransferase, whose translation MTVDEAVEVFVRAFCHLKSRTSPYLLDRFDGLWILHDPPGRRNPRKTEVVTTVTEPEDTVSRIAASGTGWHFLCDVQGLEDGYGARRAKYKDLGYRAVSTERLFVHGLSDVPEFTSDPPPRVVTDEPVLASIPQSAPQKRKLQEGTRITCVWDDISDIGWASSVRVGENAWAADLYVHRPYRGQGFGRALMSRLLQDDRESGVRTSVLLATSDGARLYPHLGYREIGVLQMFCPVRRP comes from the coding sequence GTGACGGTCGACGAAGCGGTCGAGGTGTTCGTCAGGGCGTTCTGCCATTTGAAGAGCAGGACAAGCCCTTACCTCCTCGACCGCTTTGACGGCCTTTGGATCCTGCACGATCCGCCCGGTCGCCGGAACCCGAGGAAGACCGAAGTCGTCACCACGGTCACTGAACCGGAAGACACGGTCTCTCGCATCGCCGCGTCTGGAACGGGCTGGCACTTCCTGTGCGACGTCCAAGGCCTCGAAGACGGTTACGGCGCCAGGCGGGCGAAGTACAAGGACTTGGGGTACCGGGCCGTCTCCACCGAGCGGCTTTTCGTCCACGGTCTTTCGGACGTCCCGGAATTTACGTCCGATCCGCCTCCCAGGGTCGTCACCGACGAACCGGTCCTTGCGTCGATCCCTCAGTCGGCTCCCCAGAAACGAAAACTTCAAGAAGGGACGCGCATCACGTGCGTCTGGGACGATATCAGCGACATCGGTTGGGCGTCGAGCGTCCGTGTCGGAGAGAACGCTTGGGCCGCCGACCTCTATGTCCACCGGCCCTATCGGGGTCAGGGTTTCGGACGGGCGCTGATGAGCCGCTTGCTTCAGGACGACCGCGAGTCCGGCGTCCGGACCAGCGTCTTGCTGGCGACGTCAGACGGCGCGCGCCTTTACCCACACCTCGGCTACCGAGAGATCGGCGTCTTGCAGATGTTCTGTCCGGTCCGACGGCCGTAA
- a CDS encoding PEP-CTERM sorting domain-containing protein, whose amino-acid sequence MNPKHIPSRSALVLGLTLVSLSAWADDLNPPTWRLGNPNATVQEWDFRTPNVPLAPDGNVWGSNGGGFVNPFGTPQMSSVNNAGWFATLGGRGGVYDITNGSITFDIPNDGPDPNVKEVWIQITSFHAGALFLPDVTVNSTVFNGPATLVTSQYLTDGWTHSTWSVTMASCPPMEHITIANLSPTICGVDQVVVDTICGPVPEPASLSVLGLGLVALLKKRRTGR is encoded by the coding sequence ATGAACCCGAAACACATTCCGTCGCGGTCCGCCTTGGTCCTCGGTCTGACCCTCGTCTCGCTCTCGGCCTGGGCCGACGACCTGAACCCTCCGACCTGGAGGCTGGGTAATCCGAACGCGACGGTCCAAGAATGGGACTTCCGCACGCCGAACGTGCCGCTCGCTCCGGACGGCAACGTGTGGGGCAGCAACGGCGGTGGCTTTGTCAACCCGTTCGGGACGCCGCAAATGTCGTCGGTCAACAATGCGGGCTGGTTCGCGACCTTGGGCGGCCGGGGCGGCGTCTATGACATCACCAACGGCAGCATCACGTTCGACATCCCCAACGACGGCCCCGACCCGAACGTGAAGGAAGTGTGGATCCAGATCACGTCCTTCCACGCCGGAGCCCTGTTCCTTCCGGACGTCACCGTCAACTCCACGGTCTTCAACGGCCCCGCGACCCTGGTCACCTCGCAGTACCTCACGGACGGTTGGACGCACTCGACGTGGTCGGTGACGATGGCGAGTTGCCCGCCCATGGAGCACATCACCATCGCAAACCTCTCGCCGACGATTTGCGGCGTCGACCAGGTCGTGGTCGACACGATCTGTGGGCCCGTCCCGGAGCCGGCGTCCCTCTCGGTGCTGGGACTAGGCTTGGTGGCCCTTCTGAAGAAGCGCCGCACCGGTCGATAA
- a CDS encoding AAA family ATPase, translating into MTSGLVIGKFYPLHRGHKFLIETARRQVDRLTVMLCVHESQTIPGHLRKAWLEESHPDCEVVAVPDTLPEEPVAWARFVVETFGRAPDVVFSSEDYGAPFAAAMGSRHVMVDRGRRTVPVSGTAVRDDPLGHWEFLEPCVRAYFVKRVVVTGAESTGKTTLARRLAERFGTEWVPEYGREYWETVKLGGSAITDIATFRVPEWQSEEFVLIAETQQSREDAAARRAEKVLFCDTDAFATGLWHERYMGSRSPEVEAVGRRRRPDLVLLCAPDVPFVQDGFRDGESVRTTMHGTFLIRLAEGAIVPRVLTGDWKAREVRAVRAVQSLMK; encoded by the coding sequence ATGACGTCCGGGCTCGTCATCGGCAAGTTCTATCCGCTGCACCGCGGGCACAAGTTCCTGATCGAGACGGCCCGACGGCAGGTCGACAGGTTGACCGTCATGCTCTGCGTCCATGAATCGCAGACGATCCCTGGTCACCTTCGAAAAGCTTGGCTTGAAGAGTCCCACCCCGATTGCGAGGTCGTCGCCGTTCCGGACACGTTGCCGGAAGAGCCTGTGGCCTGGGCCAGGTTCGTCGTGGAGACGTTCGGCCGGGCTCCCGACGTCGTGTTCTCCTCCGAAGACTATGGAGCCCCGTTCGCGGCTGCGATGGGATCGCGGCACGTCATGGTCGATCGAGGTCGTCGCACCGTCCCCGTGTCCGGAACGGCCGTCCGCGACGATCCCCTCGGTCATTGGGAGTTCCTCGAACCTTGTGTCCGGGCGTACTTCGTCAAACGGGTCGTCGTGACAGGTGCCGAGTCGACGGGCAAGACGACGCTGGCCCGTCGGCTTGCAGAACGGTTCGGGACGGAGTGGGTGCCGGAGTACGGCCGAGAGTACTGGGAAACCGTCAAACTCGGCGGTTCCGCCATAACGGACATCGCGACGTTCCGGGTTCCTGAATGGCAGAGCGAGGAGTTCGTCTTGATCGCCGAAACCCAGCAGTCCCGCGAGGACGCCGCCGCCCGTCGAGCCGAAAAGGTCTTGTTCTGCGACACTGACGCGTTCGCAACCGGCCTCTGGCACGAGCGCTACATGGGGTCGAGAAGTCCCGAAGTGGAGGCTGTGGGCCGGCGTCGAAGGCCCGACCTCGTCCTGCTTTGCGCGCCGGACGTTCCGTTCGTCCAGGACGGTTTCCGCGACGGCGAGAGCGTCCGGACGACGATGCACGGCACCTTTCTGATCCGGCTTGCGGAAGGCGCGATCGTGCCTCGTGTCTTGACGGGGGACTGGAAGGCTCGCGAGGTCCGTGCGGTCCGCGCCGTCCAAAGCCTGATGAAATAA